The bacterium genomic sequence CACCAAGGCCGCCGGGGTGGGCTGTTTCATCTACTACAACACCACCGAGAGCGAGTGGTGGTACGCCCGCGAGAGGTACCCGGAAAGCATCGCCCGGGACGAGAACGGCAACACGATCAACGCCTACAAGGGCGCCAGCTACCCCGACAGCCAGGCCTGCTGGCTGATGAACTCCGACCCGGAATCGTCGTTCGGCAAGGGCCTGGCGGATGAGGCCCGCGAGATGGTGGAGACCTACCCCGATATCGCCGGTTTTTTCTGGGATGTCTACGGCCGTAGTTACCGTTTCGATTTCGCCCACGATGACGGGATCACGATGGTCAACAACAAGCCGGCCTATTTCCCGGAGTTCATGTACGAGCGCATGATGGCAAAGCACATCGGCCCGCTGCTGCACGAAAGCGGCCGCTTCATCACCTGCAACAAGCCTACCATGGTCACCGGCTGCAAGGGTATCGACGGGATCATGGCCAAGGAGGACACCCCGGATGAGGAAAAGCCGGCCTGGCTGGTGTCGCAGAGCTACCTCTGCCTGAACCGCCACGGCATGATCCTGGACGGCCGCGCCTGGCAGCACCCCGAGCGCACGCTGCTCAACTGCCTGCGCTACGGCTATTTCTATTCCGCGTTCCCCGCACCCGCGCCGGGGGATGGCGAATACGCGGCTGCGCAGAAAACCCGCGCCCTGGCCATAGAGCAGAACTATCTGCCCCTGTTCAAGCTGCTCAAGGGCAAGAAATGGGTTTTCCACCCGCGCGCACTTGAGCTGCCGCCCATGACCGACGGGAACGTGTTCCGGCTGGAGGACGGCTCGGTGATGGTGGTGATGGTCAGTATCTGGCGCGAGCTTCATAATGTGCCCGGCACGGTGCCAGAGCTGAGCCTGGCCGTGCGCCTTCCCGATGCCGGGGATTTCAACAAGTTCACCCTCTACCAGCCGGACAAGCCGTCCGAGGCCGCGCTCCGTCCCGCCGGACGCGAGGGTGACACCCTGCTGTTCCGGGTCCCGGAGCACGGCAAGGCCAGTGTGATCGTAATGCGCAAGTGATTTTTCCCTGGATGATAAACACACCGAACGGAGGGACTTCTTGAAGGACTGTCAAGTGGAGAAAACGGATGCTTGAGGCCTTTTGGGAGTCCCTTTTCGTCGCTGTTCCGCTCTGGGTGCAACTGGTGAGCCTGGCCGCGGCAGCGCTCGGGCTGGGCCAGCTTCTTTTCGCCCTGGCCGCCATTGTCCTGCAGCGCCGCGGCCCCGGGAGCGGCCATTCCACCGTCACCTCTGCCTACACTCCATCCTGCGCGGTCATTATCCCCACCAAGGGCTTGCCAGAGCGGGCGGCCCTGCATTTCGGCTCGGCCCTGCGCCAGGACTACCCGGACTATGAGGTCTATTTCGTGGTCGAGGCGGAGTCCGACCCCGGCGCGCCGTTCCTGCGCGAGCTGATCGCGGGCAACCCGCGGGCGCATCTGGTGGTTGCGGGCATGTCCACCGCGTGCAGCCAGAAAAACCACAACATGCTGGCCGGGGTGAAAGCCGCCGGTGAGGTGGAGGTGCTGGCTTTCGCCGACAACGATGTCGAACTGCCCGCCGACTGGCTGCGCCGTCTGGTGGCCCCCCTGGCGAGTGAGAAAGTTGCGGTCAGCTCGGGGTTCCGCTGGATCGAGCCCGAGCGCGGAGACCCTGCGGCCCAGGCCCACGTGCTGATGAACGCGGCCATGTACTCGTACATGTCGGTGCTGGCTGCGGTGCAGGGCAATTTTGTCTGGGGCGGCTCGTTCGCCCTGCGGCGCGAGACCTACGCGCGCCTGGGCGTGGCCCCGCGCTGGGCCGAGACTTTCTCCGATGACATGGCCCTGGCTGAGATACTTTTCCGCAGCGGCGAGCGCAGTGTGCTCGTGCCCGGCCTGATGCTGCACAGCGACGAGGCGTTCCGCAGCCTGGGCCAGGCCACCGGCTGGTTCCGGCGGCAGGTGCTCTGCCTCAAGGCGCATTACTACAACATCTGGCGTCTGGCCGGGTTACCGGTGTTCCTGTTCACCGCCGGGCTGTACATTTTTCTGCCCGTGGCCCTGGCCGGGGCGCTGTTGACCGGAGGGAGCTTTTGGAATTGGGGCGGGGGAGCGCCGCTGACCTTTTTCGCTCTGGAGGGGTTGACTCACCTGGCCTACGGCTGTCTGGGGCGGGTGCGCCACCTGTGGCGCTTCGTACTCAGCGCGCCGCTCCTTCTTGCCACCCTGATATGCGGGTTCCTTCTCACCCTGGGCGACTGGCGCATGCGCTGGTCCGGCGCGACCTATGTGTTCAACCGCCAGGGGAAAGTGGTACGGGTGGAACGGAGGTGAACGGGATAGCTTTAAAGAGTTATGCATAATGCTCCGTGTAACCGGAACTATTCCGGGAGTTGTACTCGAATACCGGAGTAAAGGCGAAAGCCTTACGTACAAGTGAAAGGCGGTTGTGGAATGAGAAAGCTCATGTTGCTTTTCAGCTTAGCTTTTGCCGTAAGCCTATATGCGGAGTCCCCCGGCTACCATGTCATCCAGCGAATCCAGGTGGGCGGCGAGAGTGGCTGGGATTATCTGACCGTGGATGGCGCGGCGAAGCGGCTGTACGTTTCACACGCCACACACGTTGTTGTGGTCGACCTCGCGGCTGGCAAGGTGGCGGGCGACATTCCAGGGACGTCGGGAGTGCATGGAATCGCGCTTGCGCCCGAGCTCGGACGCGGGTTTATCAGTTGCGGGCGGGCGGATACGGTGGTTATTTTCGACCTGAAGACCCTTGAAGTCCTCGACCGGGCGCCGGCCGGCTCGAACCCGGATGCCATCCTGTATGACCCGGCCAGCAGTCGCGTCTTCGCCTTTAACGGCCGGAGCCACAACGCCACGGTCATCGAGGCCGCCAGCGGCAAGGTCGCCGGTACGATCGAGCTGGACGGCAAGCCCGAGTTTGCGAGGGCTGACGGCAACGGCAAAGTAT encodes the following:
- a CDS encoding YncE family protein, with the translated sequence MRKLMLLFSLAFAVSLYAESPGYHVIQRIQVGGESGWDYLTVDGAAKRLYVSHATHVVVVDLAAGKVAGDIPGTSGVHGIALAPELGRGFISCGRADTVVIFDLKTLEVLDRAPAGSNPDAILYDPASSRVFAFNGRSHNATVIEAASGKVAGTIELDGKPEFARADGNGKVYVNIEDKSEVAEIDSHELTVTRRFPLAPGEEPSGMGFDIKHHRIYSGCGNKVMTVLDTETGKVIATAPIGEDCDGVGFDPGTGLAFASCGDGTLAVVQETSPGKFEVVETVTTQSESRTMTVDPTTHIVYAPAAEYTQPPAKATAGLRHRRKVIADSFSILVIGK
- a CDS encoding glycosyltransferase produces the protein MLEAFWESLFVAVPLWVQLVSLAAAALGLGQLLFALAAIVLQRRGPGSGHSTVTSAYTPSCAVIIPTKGLPERAALHFGSALRQDYPDYEVYFVVEAESDPGAPFLRELIAGNPRAHLVVAGMSTACSQKNHNMLAGVKAAGEVEVLAFADNDVELPADWLRRLVAPLASEKVAVSSGFRWIEPERGDPAAQAHVLMNAAMYSYMSVLAAVQGNFVWGGSFALRRETYARLGVAPRWAETFSDDMALAEILFRSGERSVLVPGLMLHSDEAFRSLGQATGWFRRQVLCLKAHYYNIWRLAGLPVFLFTAGLYIFLPVALAGALLTGGSFWNWGGGAPLTFFALEGLTHLAYGCLGRVRHLWRFVLSAPLLLATLICGFLLTLGDWRMRWSGATYVFNRQGKVVRVERR